From a single Anabas testudineus chromosome 5, fAnaTes1.2, whole genome shotgun sequence genomic region:
- the aqp7 gene encoding aquaporin-7 isoform X2, with the protein MNAAVSFTMCTYGRLAWKMLPVYVFAQLLGSFLAAGTIYAVYYEAIHDYCGGNLTVTGVKATAGIFATYPAPYLSLLAGFFDQVCGTAMLLLCLMALSDQRNKPAAAGSEPLAVGLLVLLIGISLGSNSGYAINPTRDIAPRVFTAIAGWGADVFRSGNGWWWVPLVAPPIGGVLGAGIYKVFVEMHHQPVSGQGGQLVEELQEENTPLEKQKYISSGNVCV; encoded by the exons ATGAATGCAGCTGTGTCGTTCACAATGTGTACATACGGTCGCCTTGCATGGAAGATGTTGCCCGTTTATGTTTTTGCGCAGCTATTGGGATCATTTTTGGCAGCAGGGACGATTTATGCCGTCTACTATG AAGCCATCCATGATTACTGTGGCGGAAACCTGACTGTGACTGGTGTTAAGGCCACAGCCGGTATCTTTGCCACATATCCTGCACCATACCTCTCTTTGTTGGCTGGGTTCTTTGACCAG gTATGTGGCACTGCAATGCTTCTGCTGTGTCTGATGGCTCTGTCCGACCAAAGGAACAAACCGGCTGCAGCTGGCAGCGAGCCTCTTGCAGTGGGTCTCCTGGTGCTGCTAATTGGCATTTCTCTTGGTAGCAACAGTGGCTATGCTATCAACCCCACCAGAGACATCGCACCCAGGGTCTTCACTGCCATAGCAGGCTGGGGAGCTGATGTGTTCAG GTCTGGAAATGGGTGGTGGTGGGTGCCTCTAGTTGCTCCCCCGATTGGAGGAGTGTTAGGTGCTGGGATATACAAGGTCTTTGTGGAAATGCACCATCAACCTGTCTCTGGACAGGGTGGACAACTGGTGGAGGAGTTACAAGAGGAGAATACGcctctggagaaacaaaaatacatctCATCtggaaatgtatgtgtgtga
- the aqp7 gene encoding aquaporin-7 isoform X1: MRDYVQSVELGVSQQKGVNVTQPKVWLKNEFVRVGLAESLCTYVMMVFGLGSVAQVVTGEGAFGQYLSINLGFALGVAMGVHVGGKVSGAHMNAAVSFTMCTYGRLAWKMLPVYVFAQLLGSFLAAGTIYAVYYEAIHDYCGGNLTVTGVKATAGIFATYPAPYLSLLAGFFDQVCGTAMLLLCLMALSDQRNKPAAAGSEPLAVGLLVLLIGISLGSNSGYAINPTRDIAPRVFTAIAGWGADVFRSGNGWWWVPLVAPPIGGVLGAGIYKVFVEMHHQPVSGQGGQLVEELQEENTPLEKQKYISSGNVCV, from the exons atgaGGGACTATGTGCAGTCTGTGGAACTTGGGGTCTCTCAGCAAAAAGGAGTCAACGTAACTCAACCCAAAGTTTGGCTAAAGAATGAATTTGTGCGTGTCGGACTTGCTGAATCCCTTTGCACATATGTCATGATG GTGTTTGGCTTGGGGTCCGTGGCCCAGGTAGTGACAGGTGAGGGAGCATTTGGACAGTACCTCAGCATAAATCTGGGTTTTGCGCTGGGTGTTGCTATGGGGGTGCATGTCGGAGGGAAAGTCTCAG GGGCTCACATGAATGCAGCTGTGTCGTTCACAATGTGTACATACGGTCGCCTTGCATGGAAGATGTTGCCCGTTTATGTTTTTGCGCAGCTATTGGGATCATTTTTGGCAGCAGGGACGATTTATGCCGTCTACTATG AAGCCATCCATGATTACTGTGGCGGAAACCTGACTGTGACTGGTGTTAAGGCCACAGCCGGTATCTTTGCCACATATCCTGCACCATACCTCTCTTTGTTGGCTGGGTTCTTTGACCAG gTATGTGGCACTGCAATGCTTCTGCTGTGTCTGATGGCTCTGTCCGACCAAAGGAACAAACCGGCTGCAGCTGGCAGCGAGCCTCTTGCAGTGGGTCTCCTGGTGCTGCTAATTGGCATTTCTCTTGGTAGCAACAGTGGCTATGCTATCAACCCCACCAGAGACATCGCACCCAGGGTCTTCACTGCCATAGCAGGCTGGGGAGCTGATGTGTTCAG GTCTGGAAATGGGTGGTGGTGGGTGCCTCTAGTTGCTCCCCCGATTGGAGGAGTGTTAGGTGCTGGGATATACAAGGTCTTTGTGGAAATGCACCATCAACCTGTCTCTGGACAGGGTGGACAACTGGTGGAGGAGTTACAAGAGGAGAATACGcctctggagaaacaaaaatacatctCATCtggaaatgtatgtgtgtga